In Synechococcus sp. RS9909, one genomic interval encodes:
- a CDS encoding ABC transporter permease, whose translation MTASDPSALSELTQETAALTRRLFLQLQRRPSTLVAGILQPLIWLVLFGALFSRAPEGLLPGGMSYGRFLGAGVIVFTAFSGALNAGLPVMFDREFGFLNRLLVAPLRSRSSIVLASVLYITTLSMVQSLAIMLMAAFLGYGWPGLAGLGLVMLTLLMLVFAVTALSLGLAFALPGHIELIAVIFVANLPLLFASTALAPLSFMPTWMGWLAALNPLTFAIEPIRAAYAGPLDLSSVLLEAPYGPVSGTTCLLVLAGLTLGLFLLIRPLLNRKLA comes from the coding sequence ATGACCGCGTCTGATCCCTCCGCTCTCTCTGAACTCACGCAGGAAACGGCGGCCCTCACCCGTCGCCTCTTCCTGCAGTTGCAGCGCAGACCCTCCACTCTGGTGGCTGGGATCCTGCAGCCCCTGATCTGGTTGGTGTTGTTCGGGGCTCTGTTTTCGCGCGCGCCGGAGGGGTTGCTGCCCGGCGGCATGAGTTATGGACGTTTTCTCGGAGCTGGTGTGATCGTGTTCACCGCCTTCAGTGGCGCCCTCAATGCCGGTTTGCCGGTGATGTTTGACCGTGAATTCGGATTTCTCAACCGTCTGCTCGTGGCTCCCCTGCGCAGCCGCAGTTCGATTGTGCTGGCCTCGGTGCTTTACATCACCACCCTGAGCATGGTGCAGAGCCTGGCGATCATGTTGATGGCCGCTTTCCTCGGCTATGGCTGGCCCGGTCTGGCTGGCTTGGGGCTGGTGATGCTCACGCTTTTGATGCTGGTGTTTGCGGTCACTGCCCTGAGTCTGGGTCTTGCGTTCGCCCTGCCGGGGCACATCGAGTTGATCGCGGTGATCTTCGTGGCCAATCTGCCGCTGCTGTTTGCGAGCACTGCTCTGGCGCCACTGTCCTTCATGCCCACCTGGATGGGCTGGCTTGCAGCCCTGAATCCGCTTACCTTCGCGATTGAACCAATTCGGGCCGCCTACGCCGGTCCCCTCGACCTGTCCAGTGTGTTGCTTGAGGCGCCCTATGGGCCCGTCAGTGGCACCACCTGTCTGCTGGTCCTCGCTGGCCTCACCCTGGGGCTGTTCCTGCTGATCCGCCCCCTCCTGAACCGCAAGCTCGCCTGA
- a CDS encoding daunorubicin resistance protein DrrA family ABC transporter ATP-binding protein: protein MPVLELVQLEKAYGEVKALDGLSLSIPEGALYGLLGPNGAGKTTTLRIIATLLAPDRGSVRVAGVDALTDPRAVRRLLGYVAQEVAIDKILTGRELLQLQGDLYHLPRRERDRRIDELVNGLGMEAWVDRRCGTYSGGMRRRLDLASGLLHRPRVLVLDEPTVGLDIESRAAIWQVLRDLRDQGTSVLLSSHYLEEVEALADQMAIIDAGRVIAEGSPEALKQALGGDRVTLRVREFSDPSEANHLCALLEPLEGVRRIVVNRSQGYSLNLVVDGEEVLPRLRAELDAAGLPVFALAQSRPSLDDVYLQATGRTLMDAELAVAGQRDPKLERKQAMR, encoded by the coding sequence ATGCCTGTCTTGGAGCTGGTTCAACTGGAGAAGGCCTATGGCGAGGTGAAGGCCCTCGACGGTCTCTCCCTCTCGATCCCAGAGGGAGCGTTGTATGGCTTGCTGGGACCGAACGGTGCCGGCAAAACCACCACCCTGCGCATCATCGCCACCCTGCTGGCCCCTGATCGCGGCAGCGTGCGGGTGGCGGGGGTTGATGCATTGACCGATCCACGCGCGGTGCGTCGTCTGCTCGGTTATGTCGCCCAAGAGGTGGCGATCGACAAGATCCTCACCGGCCGCGAATTGCTTCAGCTGCAGGGCGATCTTTACCACCTGCCAAGGCGGGAGCGGGACAGGCGCATTGATGAACTGGTGAATGGTCTGGGCATGGAGGCATGGGTGGACCGGCGCTGTGGGACGTACTCCGGCGGGATGCGCCGTCGCCTCGACCTGGCCTCCGGCCTCCTTCACCGTCCCCGGGTGCTGGTGCTCGATGAACCGACGGTGGGTCTGGATATCGAGAGTCGGGCCGCGATTTGGCAGGTGCTGCGGGATCTGCGGGATCAGGGCACCAGCGTGCTGCTCAGCAGTCACTACCTCGAGGAGGTGGAGGCGCTCGCCGATCAGATGGCGATCATCGATGCAGGGCGGGTGATCGCGGAGGGTTCGCCTGAGGCCCTGAAGCAGGCGCTGGGGGGGGATCGGGTCACCCTGCGCGTAAGGGAATTCAGTGATCCGTCGGAGGCGAACCACCTCTGTGCCCTGTTGGAACCCCTGGAGGGGGTGCGTCGGATCGTGGTCAATCGCTCCCAGGGGTATTCGCTCAATCTGGTGGTGGATGGCGAGGAGGTGTTGCCGCGCCTGCGTGCCGAGCTCGACGCCGCCGGACTCCCCGTGTTCGCCCTGGCCCAGAGCCGCCCGAGTCTCGATGATGTGTATCTGCAGGCCACTGGCCGCACCTTGATGGATGCGGAACTGGCTGTGGCCGGTCAGCGTGATCCAAAGCTGGAGCGCAAGCAGGCCATGCGTTGA
- a CDS encoding heme o synthase has protein sequence MASSVPTSAVAISREQVVPSRRRIKLPAWLEVAKPRLIPLLLATTLGGMALTEGWPLSSPRLACTLGGGALAAAAAGVLNCLWEQDLDGRMQRTSGRALPSGRLSPAAAFAGAVSCTLAAAVLLVSGVNCLAAGLSLLGLCSYVLLYTALLKPRTPQNIVIGGVAGAIPPLVGAAAATGHVGLGSWWLFGLVMVWTPAHFWALALLLREDYRAVGIPMLPVVKGSTVTARAIRRYGWATVVLSGFGVLALPEGGLLYGLLLLPFNGRLLQMVGNLASAPDSLERAKGLFRWSILYLFGICLLLVFSRWSGAATFDLQVRSVVEAMLGGGLGPAA, from the coding sequence ATGGCTAGTTCCGTTCCGACCTCTGCCGTGGCGATCAGCCGCGAGCAGGTGGTGCCGTCACGGCGCCGGATCAAGTTGCCCGCCTGGCTTGAGGTGGCCAAACCGCGGCTGATTCCCCTGTTGCTTGCCACCACCCTGGGGGGGATGGCTCTCACGGAAGGCTGGCCGCTTTCCTCGCCCCGCCTGGCCTGCACCCTTGGTGGTGGTGCCCTGGCGGCTGCAGCGGCGGGGGTGCTCAACTGCCTCTGGGAGCAAGACCTGGATGGGCGCATGCAGCGCACCAGCGGCCGGGCTCTGCCGTCGGGACGCCTGTCGCCTGCGGCCGCGTTCGCCGGTGCGGTCTCCTGCACGCTCGCAGCAGCCGTGTTGCTGGTGAGTGGTGTCAACTGTTTGGCCGCCGGTCTCTCGCTGCTCGGGCTTTGCAGCTACGTGCTGCTCTACACCGCGTTGCTCAAGCCGAGGACGCCTCAGAACATCGTGATCGGCGGTGTGGCAGGCGCCATTCCACCTCTGGTGGGGGCCGCGGCTGCCACCGGCCACGTCGGTCTGGGCAGCTGGTGGCTGTTCGGTCTGGTGATGGTGTGGACGCCGGCCCACTTCTGGGCGCTGGCCCTCCTGCTTCGTGAGGACTATCGAGCGGTGGGGATCCCCATGCTTCCGGTGGTCAAGGGGTCGACCGTCACCGCCCGGGCCATCCGACGCTACGGCTGGGCCACCGTGGTGCTGAGCGGTTTTGGAGTGCTGGCCCTACCCGAGGGCGGTCTTCTTTATGGCCTGTTGTTGCTTCCCTTCAACGGTCGATTGCTGCAAATGGTTGGCAATCTGGCCTCCGCTCCCGACAGTCTGGAGCGGGCCAAAGGCCTCTTCCGTTGGTCGATTCTTTACCTCTTCGGCATCTGTCTGCTGCTGGTGTTCAGCCGTTGGTCGGGTGCGGCCACCTTCGATCTGCAGGTGCGCAGTGTGGTGGAGGCCATGCTGGGCGGCGGCCTCGGGCCAGCTGCCTAG
- a CDS encoding heme A synthase — MALVSTPLVPIRHRLALLSTHLVVALVALVVIGGATRVMEAGLACPDWPLCYGSFLPGRQMNVQVFLEWFHRLDAFVIGIALVVQLAAAAWWRAQLPRWLLPISGLLLALVAAQGGLGALTVLQLLPSGVVTAHLLLALTLVAIVSGCSQLLLAPADNSAAPAPIWWRALAAISLTAVMGQCLLGARMATSWAAQRCLEAGQSCQWLHWHRSFATPAALSVLLLAAVALLAGGWPRRQWPLLLLASGLVGGQIALGVLTLRLGLSQPAVTVAHQLIASLLVALMAALLCRRPEAASQQPLPVVVESSSLEPAHG, encoded by the coding sequence ATGGCCTTGGTCAGTACCCCCCTGGTTCCCATTCGTCACCGCCTCGCTCTTCTGAGCACCCATCTGGTCGTTGCCCTCGTGGCCCTTGTGGTGATCGGTGGAGCGACCCGAGTCATGGAGGCCGGTCTGGCCTGTCCTGATTGGCCGCTCTGTTACGGCAGCTTCCTGCCGGGGCGTCAGATGAACGTTCAGGTGTTTCTGGAGTGGTTTCATCGCCTCGATGCCTTCGTCATCGGTATTGCGCTGGTGGTTCAGCTCGCTGCCGCCGCCTGGTGGCGGGCCCAGTTGCCCCGCTGGTTGCTTCCGATCAGCGGCCTCCTGCTTGCGCTCGTTGCAGCCCAGGGTGGTCTGGGGGCCCTCACGGTTCTGCAGCTCCTGCCCTCGGGGGTGGTCACCGCCCATCTGCTTCTGGCCCTCACCCTTGTGGCCATCGTCAGTGGTTGCAGTCAGCTGCTTCTGGCTCCCGCCGACAACAGTGCCGCTCCAGCGCCGATCTGGTGGCGAGCGCTTGCGGCGATCAGCCTCACTGCGGTGATGGGCCAGTGCCTGCTCGGTGCTCGGATGGCCACCTCCTGGGCGGCGCAGCGCTGTCTTGAGGCAGGCCAGTCCTGCCAATGGCTCCATTGGCATCGCAGTTTCGCCACTCCGGCGGCCCTGAGTGTGCTGCTTCTGGCGGCCGTCGCCCTCCTCGCCGGCGGTTGGCCCCGTCGTCAATGGCCCCTGCTGCTTCTCGCCAGTGGTCTGGTGGGGGGCCAGATCGCGCTGGGGGTTCTCACGTTGCGCCTTGGGCTGAGTCAGCCCGCGGTCACCGTGGCCCATCAGTTGATCGCTTCTCTTCTGGTGGCCCTGATGGCGGCCCTGCTCTGTCGTCGCCCCGAGGCGGCGTCGCAGCAACCGCTGCCAGTCGTTGTTGAGTCCTCTTCTCTGGAGCCTGCGCATGGCTAG
- a CDS encoding cytochrome c oxidase subunit II gives MPIPSSIITLVLGMVLVLGGLWIGQNINLLPVDASANAPIYDELFRVLFSIGAILFLGILGLVIFSLIRFRRREGQLSDGLAIEGNLPLEVLWTAVPAVVVLFIGLYSYDIYERMGGMAPLGHDAMTHVSASAPNSDRKVWGGIGTPALSTTTEAALATPLPVEVTAMQFAFLFRYPQGDFISGELHVPVGQPVTLAMEAKDVIHAFWVPEFRLKQDVIPGQPTVLNFTPTRAGRYPIVCAELCGPYHGGMRSTVVVEDQQAYDAWFAQNDKLSATNT, from the coding sequence GTGCCGATCCCTTCATCGATCATCACACTGGTGCTGGGAATGGTCCTGGTGCTGGGAGGGCTCTGGATTGGCCAGAACATCAATCTTCTGCCAGTTGATGCCAGCGCAAACGCTCCGATTTACGACGAACTCTTTCGGGTTCTCTTCAGCATTGGCGCGATTCTGTTCCTTGGCATCCTCGGCCTGGTGATCTTCAGCCTGATCCGCTTCCGCCGCCGCGAAGGTCAACTCTCCGATGGCCTGGCGATCGAAGGCAACCTCCCACTGGAAGTTCTCTGGACAGCCGTCCCTGCGGTCGTCGTGTTGTTCATCGGCTTGTACAGCTACGACATCTACGAGCGCATGGGAGGGATGGCCCCCCTGGGGCATGACGCCATGACCCATGTCAGCGCCAGCGCACCCAACAGCGATCGGAAAGTGTGGGGAGGGATTGGCACCCCCGCTCTCAGCACGACAACCGAGGCGGCCCTGGCAACCCCTTTGCCGGTGGAGGTGACGGCCATGCAATTCGCCTTTCTGTTTCGCTACCCCCAGGGCGATTTCATCTCCGGTGAGTTGCATGTGCCCGTCGGTCAACCCGTGACCCTGGCGATGGAAGCGAAGGACGTGATTCACGCCTTCTGGGTTCCTGAATTCCGCTTGAAACAGGATGTGATCCCGGGCCAGCCAACCGTCCTCAACTTCACGCCCACACGCGCCGGTCGTTATCCGATTGTGTGCGCAGAACTCTGTGGCCCATATCACGGCGGCATGCGCTCCACCGTGGTGGTCGAAGACCAGCAGGCCTACGACGCCTGGTTTGCCCAGAACGACAAGCTTTCCGCCACCAACACATGA
- the ctaD gene encoding cytochrome c oxidase subunit I, producing the protein MTATLTPQAESSRPPSLQPHGWLRYLSFSVDHKVIGLQYLVCGFAFYLIGGALAGAIRTELASPLSDFMPREVYNQVLTLHGTVMIFLWIVPVVNGAFGNYLIPFYVGARDMAFPRLNAVAFWLIPPAGLLLISSYFITGAAQSGWTAYPPLSLTTPASGQIIWILSVLLLGGSSIFGGINFIATILKLRRPGLKLMQLPMYCWAMLGTSILVVLSTPVLAGTLILLSLDIVAHTGFFNPGMGGNVVVYQHLFWFYSHPAVYIMVLPAFGLVSEILPVHCRKPLFGYATMVVSIMAIVVLGLVVWAHHMFTSGTPPWMRLFFTIATAFIAVPTGIKFFNWLATLWGGRISLNSAVLFSCGFIVNFVLGGITGVALAQVPFDVHVHDTYFVVAHFHYIVYGGSVFVIFASIYHWYPKVTGRMLNEPLGRLHFLITFIGFNLCFAPQHWLGLNGMPRRVAEYDPQFAFINQLSSVGALLMAISTLPFLWNVIASAFQGEIAGDNPWRALTPEWLTSSPPPVENWRGDAPLVTEPYGYGVAADELDLKAASGRDLWSSGR; encoded by the coding sequence ATGACCGCCACCCTGACGCCCCAGGCCGAATCATCCCGGCCGCCCTCCCTGCAACCGCACGGCTGGCTGCGCTATCTGAGCTTCAGCGTCGACCACAAGGTGATCGGGTTGCAATATCTGGTGTGCGGCTTTGCCTTTTACCTAATCGGCGGCGCCCTGGCTGGAGCCATCCGCACGGAACTGGCCAGCCCCCTCTCCGACTTCATGCCACGCGAGGTCTACAACCAGGTGCTGACGCTGCACGGCACGGTGATGATTTTTCTCTGGATTGTCCCCGTTGTGAATGGAGCCTTCGGCAATTATCTGATTCCCTTTTACGTCGGCGCCAGAGACATGGCCTTCCCCCGCCTCAATGCGGTGGCCTTCTGGTTGATCCCGCCTGCGGGTCTGCTGCTGATCAGCAGTTATTTCATTACAGGCGCGGCCCAATCCGGTTGGACGGCCTATCCACCGCTCAGCCTCACGACCCCAGCCAGCGGCCAGATCATCTGGATCCTGAGTGTGCTTCTGCTGGGGGGAAGTTCGATTTTCGGCGGCATCAATTTCATCGCCACCATTCTCAAGCTGAGGCGGCCTGGACTGAAATTGATGCAACTTCCGATGTATTGCTGGGCCATGCTCGGCACCAGCATCCTTGTGGTTCTCTCCACACCGGTTCTCGCCGGAACCCTGATCCTGCTGAGCCTCGACATCGTGGCTCACACAGGCTTTTTCAACCCCGGGATGGGCGGCAATGTGGTGGTCTATCAGCATCTGTTCTGGTTCTATTCCCATCCCGCCGTTTACATCATGGTGCTACCGGCTTTCGGCCTGGTGAGTGAAATCCTGCCAGTGCACTGCCGCAAACCCCTCTTCGGGTACGCCACGATGGTTGTCTCCATCATGGCGATTGTGGTGCTGGGTCTTGTGGTGTGGGCCCACCACATGTTCACCAGTGGAACACCGCCTTGGATGCGCCTGTTCTTTACCATTGCCACGGCTTTCATCGCTGTGCCCACAGGCATCAAGTTCTTTAACTGGCTGGCGACGCTCTGGGGAGGCCGGATTTCACTCAACAGTGCCGTGCTGTTCTCCTGCGGCTTCATCGTCAACTTTGTGCTCGGAGGCATCACGGGCGTGGCCCTGGCTCAGGTGCCCTTCGACGTGCATGTGCACGACACCTATTTTGTTGTTGCACATTTCCACTACATCGTCTACGGCGGCTCGGTGTTTGTGATCTTTGCCTCGATCTATCACTGGTACCCCAAGGTGACCGGCCGCATGCTCAACGAACCGCTAGGGCGCCTGCATTTTCTGATCACCTTCATCGGCTTCAATCTCTGCTTTGCACCCCAGCATTGGCTTGGCCTCAACGGCATGCCCCGCCGCGTCGCTGAATACGACCCCCAATTCGCTTTCATCAACCAACTCAGCAGCGTCGGCGCCCTGTTGATGGCGATCAGCACCCTGCCCTTTCTCTGGAACGTGATCGCCAGCGCGTTCCAAGGCGAGATCGCCGGCGATAACCCCTGGCGGGCCCTCACGCCCGAGTGGCTCACCAGCTCGCCACCACCGGTGGAGAACTGGCGAGGCGACGCCCCCCTGGTGACCGAACCCTACGGCTATGGCGTCGCCGCCGATGAACTCGACCTGAAGGCCGCCAGCGGCCGTGACCTCTGGAGCAGCGGACGATGA
- a CDS encoding cytochrome c oxidase subunit 3, which yields MTTLNPSQAQLDQAGASAEHHADHRIFGLATFLVADAMTFAGFFAAYLTFKAVNPLQPGAIYELELPLPILNTVLLLVSSFTFHRAGVNLRRGMNQRCRQWLLLSAVLGLAFLASQMVEYFTLPFGLTDNLYASTFYALTGFHGLHVTLGALMILIVWWQCRTPGGRITADNHFPLEAAELYWHFVDGIWVILFVILYLI from the coding sequence ATGACCACCCTCAATCCATCCCAGGCGCAGCTCGATCAGGCCGGGGCCAGCGCTGAACACCATGCCGACCATCGGATCTTCGGTCTGGCGACGTTTCTGGTGGCCGATGCGATGACCTTCGCCGGTTTCTTTGCCGCCTACCTCACCTTCAAAGCCGTGAACCCTCTCCAGCCCGGGGCGATCTACGAACTGGAGCTGCCCCTGCCGATCCTCAACACCGTGCTCCTGCTCGTGAGCAGTTTCACGTTTCATCGGGCCGGCGTGAACCTGCGACGGGGCATGAATCAACGCTGCCGCCAGTGGCTGCTGCTCTCGGCCGTGCTCGGGCTCGCCTTCCTCGCCAGCCAGATGGTGGAGTACTTCACCCTTCCCTTTGGCCTGACCGACAATCTCTACGCGAGCACCTTCTACGCCCTCACCGGCTTCCATGGCCTGCACGTGACCCTCGGTGCCCTGATGATCCTGATCGTGTGGTGGCAATGCCGCACACCGGGGGGCCGGATCACAGCCGACAACCACTTTCCACTTGAAGCGGCAGAGCTCTACTGGCACTTCGTGGATGGCATCTGGGTGATTCTCTTTGTAATCCTCTACCTGATCTGA
- a CDS encoding AbrB family transcriptional regulator: MLVGKELLDKARALSNRPEDEIARGCGYVGPSGRLLRKSFYRALVEAKGYKLPTSGAGAGGGTRGRQAEFRTRVHGNGNLLIGHAYTRRLGLEPGQEFRIELHRDSGSIWLLPLDEQDLDGPSLDGQDDHPDQSEEAGL; this comes from the coding sequence ATGCTGGTCGGCAAGGAGCTTCTCGACAAGGCGCGCGCGCTCAGCAATCGCCCAGAGGATGAGATCGCCAGAGGCTGCGGCTACGTGGGCCCCAGCGGCCGCTTGCTGCGCAAGAGCTTTTACCGAGCCCTCGTGGAAGCGAAGGGTTACAAGCTCCCCACCTCAGGGGCTGGCGCTGGTGGTGGCACCCGCGGCCGCCAGGCTGAATTCCGCACCCGTGTGCATGGCAACGGCAATCTGCTCATCGGCCATGCCTACACGCGTCGGCTCGGGCTGGAACCAGGCCAGGAGTTCCGGATTGAACTGCATCGGGACTCGGGCTCGATCTGGCTGCTGCCACTCGATGAGCAAGATCTCGATGGACCCAGCCTCGATGGGCAAGACGACCACCCGGATCAGAGCGAGGAGGCTGGGCTCTGA
- a CDS encoding HdeD family acid-resistance protein has protein sequence MTGNDRPDSLGSFKAFAIAEGILLIVLGILALVFPVLASFWTTGVIAVLFLVGGVVGWISNLARSGRMGRWICFWRLVVSTLFIVAGASMIGNFRDPAEAAEQVAAFALAIGIVFLVEGVVAFFTGLANSNRPGAGWAIANGVITFILGLLIVTLKFWGLLWVLGTLVGISFLFSGIELIAFSSAIHDDQDPPALA, from the coding sequence ATGACCGGTAATGACCGCCCGGATTCCCTGGGCAGCTTCAAGGCTTTCGCGATTGCCGAGGGCATTCTTTTGATTGTGCTGGGCATCCTGGCCCTGGTGTTCCCCGTGCTGGCCTCCTTCTGGACCACGGGCGTGATTGCGGTGCTGTTCCTCGTGGGCGGTGTCGTTGGCTGGATCAGCAATCTGGCCCGTTCCGGCCGCATGGGGCGCTGGATCTGTTTCTGGCGTTTGGTGGTGTCCACCCTGTTCATCGTGGCCGGTGCCTCGATGATCGGCAATTTCCGCGATCCGGCTGAGGCCGCCGAACAGGTGGCCGCTTTCGCCCTGGCCATCGGCATCGTCTTCCTCGTCGAGGGCGTGGTGGCGTTCTTCACCGGTCTGGCGAACAGCAACCGCCCCGGTGCCGGTTGGGCGATCGCCAACGGTGTGATCACCTTCATCCTGGGTCTCCTCATCGTGACCCTGAAGTTCTGGGGGCTGTTGTGGGTGCTGGGAACCCTGGTGGGAATCAGCTTCCTCTTCAGCGGCATCGAGCTGATCGCCTTCAGCTCGGCCATTCACGACGATCAGGATCCTCCGGCCCTCGCCTGA
- a CDS encoding riboflavin synthase produces the protein MFTGLVQAVGRLERRGAQLLVHGCAPFAPLQLGDSVAVDGVCLTVASLVGDGFLADVSEETLERTTLGPKALRGGAVNLEPALRLSDRLGGHLVTGHVDAAGEVMAIEALPQSWRLELRWREPGHERYICEKGSIAVDGISLTVAGLAASGRQFWIAVIPHTWRTTALHHLRVGDRVNLEVDVIARYAERLLATEPSHADASQVISAEWLARQGWS, from the coding sequence ATGTTCACGGGGCTCGTGCAGGCTGTGGGCCGGCTGGAACGGCGGGGGGCCCAGCTGCTTGTGCACGGATGCGCGCCGTTCGCTCCACTGCAGCTTGGCGACAGCGTCGCCGTCGATGGGGTGTGTCTGACGGTGGCTTCCCTGGTGGGGGATGGCTTTCTCGCTGATGTGAGCGAGGAGACACTGGAGCGCACCACGCTCGGCCCCAAGGCGTTGCGCGGGGGCGCGGTCAATCTGGAACCTGCCCTGCGGCTGTCTGATCGGCTCGGGGGCCATCTGGTCACTGGTCATGTGGACGCCGCCGGCGAGGTGATGGCCATTGAGGCCCTGCCCCAGTCCTGGCGGCTGGAGCTGCGCTGGCGCGAGCCAGGCCATGAGCGCTACATCTGCGAGAAGGGCAGCATCGCCGTGGACGGCATCAGCCTCACCGTGGCCGGATTGGCGGCGTCGGGCCGACAGTTCTGGATCGCTGTGATTCCCCACACCTGGCGGACCACCGCCCTGCACCACCTCAGGGTGGGGGATCGGGTCAATCTGGAGGTGGATGTGATCGCTCGCTACGCCGAGCGACTGTTGGCCACCGAGCCATCCCACGCGGACGCGAGCCAGGTGATCAGCGCCGAATGGTTGGCCCGGCAGGGCTGGAGCTGA
- a CDS encoding bifunctional nuclease family protein, giving the protein MHVAGIALDAASRSPIVLLRDPAGRRQVPIWIDQAQAHNIMAGLQGEPTPRPLSHDLMVALLEAGGLELERVIIHAIEDNTFRAVLRLETSTETRGEGDGNSAERSPQASSQAVTPSEPPGPNGGVEVDARPSDAIALAVRTGSGIWMLEEVVAEASIPVDADADHEEQDAFRKFLDQVSPAALVRHLESRRPDDGSAADESPEP; this is encoded by the coding sequence ATGCATGTCGCCGGGATTGCCCTGGATGCGGCCAGTCGCAGTCCGATCGTGCTGCTGCGGGATCCAGCCGGACGGCGCCAGGTGCCGATCTGGATCGACCAGGCGCAGGCCCACAACATCATGGCCGGGCTCCAGGGGGAGCCAACGCCCCGGCCCCTGAGCCATGACCTGATGGTGGCCCTGCTCGAGGCGGGCGGCCTGGAGCTGGAGCGGGTCATCATTCATGCGATTGAAGACAACACCTTTCGGGCCGTGTTGCGCCTCGAAACCTCGACAGAGACGCGGGGGGAGGGTGATGGCAACAGCGCTGAACGCAGCCCACAGGCCTCCAGCCAGGCCGTCACCCCCTCAGAACCGCCTGGCCCCAATGGTGGAGTGGAAGTCGATGCCCGACCCAGTGACGCGATCGCGCTGGCGGTGCGCACCGGCAGTGGCATCTGGATGCTGGAGGAAGTGGTGGCAGAAGCCTCGATTCCGGTCGATGCCGACGCCGATCACGAGGAACAGGATGCCTTCCGAAAGTTCCTCGATCAGGTGAGCCCGGCTGCGCTCGTGCGCCATCTGGAATCGCGCCGCCCCGACGACGGCTCCGCCGCGGACGAGTCACCTGAACCGTGA
- a CDS encoding aldo/keto reductase yields the protein MTAQRRPFGRGPAVSLFTLGTMRALASQAQMDAVVRAALDAGINHLETAPAYGPAETFLGAALARLERQDLRPDGGWVVTSKILPGVSFSEGRSQLQASLKRLGLHHLPNLAVHGINRQEHLLWAQDGEGRQLLQWARDSGLVGQVGFSSHGSHALIAEAIASGLFEFCNLHLHLLDPSRMGLANDALARGMGVLAISPADKGGRLWDPSPTLCEDCAPFPPLTLAYRYLLAAGISTLTVGASQPQDLDLAHRLAEASGALSPAERSALARLEQRRRQRLGREHCGQCRSCLPCPNQVPIPELLRLRNLRLGHDLQAFTEERYNLIGRAGHWWEQRDASACQGCGDCLPRCPHDLPIPELLAETHRLLAARPRRRLWG from the coding sequence GTGACGGCCCAGCGTCGGCCCTTCGGCCGGGGACCGGCCGTGAGCCTGTTCACGCTCGGCACGATGCGGGCCCTGGCCTCCCAGGCACAGATGGATGCGGTGGTGCGGGCCGCACTCGATGCCGGCATCAACCATCTGGAGACGGCCCCGGCCTATGGCCCGGCGGAAACCTTCCTGGGCGCTGCCCTCGCCAGGCTCGAACGGCAGGACCTGAGGCCTGACGGGGGGTGGGTGGTCACCAGCAAGATCCTGCCGGGGGTGAGCTTCAGCGAGGGGCGCTCCCAGCTGCAGGCGAGCCTGAAGCGCCTGGGATTGCACCATCTTCCAAACCTGGCGGTTCACGGCATCAATCGGCAGGAGCACCTGCTGTGGGCCCAGGACGGTGAAGGGCGACAACTGCTCCAATGGGCACGCGACTCCGGCCTGGTGGGGCAGGTGGGATTCAGCAGCCATGGGTCCCATGCCCTGATTGCCGAGGCGATCGCCAGCGGGCTGTTCGAGTTCTGCAATCTGCACCTGCATCTGCTCGATCCCAGCCGCATGGGGCTGGCCAACGACGCCCTGGCGCGAGGCATGGGCGTGCTGGCGATCTCCCCGGCTGACAAGGGAGGGCGGCTGTGGGACCCGAGCCCAACGCTCTGCGAGGACTGCGCTCCATTCCCACCGCTGACACTCGCCTATCGCTATCTGCTGGCGGCCGGCATTTCCACCCTGACCGTCGGCGCCAGCCAACCGCAGGACCTGGACCTCGCCCATCGACTTGCCGAAGCCAGCGGCGCCCTCAGCCCGGCGGAGCGCAGCGCCCTGGCCCGCCTGGAGCAACGGCGGCGGCAGCGACTCGGGCGGGAGCACTGCGGCCAGTGCCGCTCCTGCCTGCCCTGCCCCAACCAGGTGCCGATCCCGGAGCTGCTGCGCCTGCGCAATCTTCGCCTCGGCCACGACCTGCAGGCCTTCACCGAGGAGCGCTACAACCTGATCGGTCGAGCCGGGCACTGGTGGGAGCAGCGCGATGCCAGCGCCTGCCAAGGCTGTGGCGACTGCCTGCCCCGCTGCCCCCATGACCTGCCGATCCCCGAGCTGCTGGCCGAGACCCATCGCCTGCTGGCAGCGCGCCCCCGGCGCCGACTGTGGGGGTGA